The Crocinitomicaceae bacterium genome includes a region encoding these proteins:
- a CDS encoding lysophospholipid acyltransferase family protein gives MSYMPLGLLYAMSSVVAFLTYYLVRYRRKVVRRNLTAAFPEKTIAEITAIEKGFYLHFTDFIMESIKAISISERQLSKRTSIKNPELLEKYYAAGKNILVTCGHYNNWEFYALSLPRMTQYKTYSVYQPLKNTFYDKILYNSRVRNGMKLIRTKELIPFFSVPSTERRMVVIVNDQSPSNIQTAHWNTFLNQPTGWNIGPEKLARKYDYAVLFGYSRRIRRGVYEVEFSVLSENPTAMPEGAITDVYSQILEKLITEKPQFWLWSHKRWKHPQPLKHEKPVVVSQQIAS, from the coding sequence GTGTCATACATGCCTTTGGGGCTATTGTATGCTATGTCGTCGGTGGTTGCTTTTCTCACTTATTATCTTGTTAGATACCGTCGCAAAGTGGTCAGACGCAATCTCACAGCGGCTTTTCCTGAAAAAACTATTGCAGAAATTACTGCAATTGAAAAAGGATTTTATCTGCACTTCACTGATTTTATCATGGAAAGCATTAAAGCCATTAGCATTTCTGAAAGGCAATTATCAAAACGTACTTCAATAAAAAATCCTGAACTGCTTGAGAAATACTACGCAGCCGGTAAAAACATTCTGGTTACTTGTGGGCATTATAACAATTGGGAATTCTATGCATTGAGTTTACCAAGAATGACACAGTACAAAACCTATTCAGTTTATCAACCATTAAAAAATACTTTCTACGATAAAATTCTGTACAATTCACGGGTGCGGAACGGCATGAAGCTTATACGCACCAAAGAGTTGATTCCTTTTTTCTCTGTTCCTTCTACTGAGCGCCGAATGGTGGTTATTGTGAATGATCAGTCACCTTCAAATATTCAAACAGCGCATTGGAATACCTTTTTGAACCAACCAACCGGCTGGAATATTGGACCTGAAAAGCTGGCGCGCAAATACGACTACGCTGTTTTGTTTGGTTATTCACGCAGAATTAGGCGTGGAGTTTACGAAGTAGAGTTTTCAGTTCTTTCTGAAAATCCAACGGCTATGCCTGAAGGAGCAATTACGGATGTCTACTCTCAAATTCTTGAAAAATTGATCACTGAAAAACCTCAATTCTGGCTTTGGTCACACAAAAGATGGAAACATCCACAGCCTTTGAAGCATGAAAAACCTGTAGTGGTTAGTCAGCAAATTGCATCATGA
- a CDS encoding WG repeat-containing protein has translation MKSILLSIFFIIFCSLSASAGKIEKGFGALEIYNYFEAKQIFEKSIKKMPVPAAYGLSIIYYRQDNPFHNLDSAFRYIVISANGYSSLTAKEKERFNLLGADSLSVLHQRDLVSTALYRIACKIRTADAMDNFIANNYWSEHVDSAVYLRDSIRFSQACKFNTSEQYQEFATSYPTSVFTESALARYEQQLYLENTASNTLISYIDFVRRFPNSPYRTDAEDKIFELYTGTGSVQAYEKFIEDNPDNHNVASAWRKMYNSHVQQNSYSTTSIESFATNFPEFPYMEEIEREILLSNTTYFPFKTTDGWGYVSEDGQHFIDPKFEDADEFSEGLAVVKINGQYGYINKTGQIFIQPIFDDALPFHEGHAIVEFNGKLGMINRNGEFIIAAQYDDLGNLNNGLTYFLKDSLYGYFDNKGVVRIQPRFSDANDFINGKAIVAQNENYGLIDPFGTTFIPMKYQELRQYEHDWYLAMFDDYYGIISIQGDTLLNFSYDYVGPFSNNRAIVEKDGMYNYINRDGNILLQVWLNPFSEYRQLAMFTNNYALIQQDGKYNLIDTTGKKLFAQPKEKLGDYAAVMAVEKSGKWGYVYPTGAQAIPFTFTHAFSFNGNYAIAGSEPFSGIINKAGVYVINPVYEEITFLNDTLIIAKSLGNFGLMTLQGDTLLNFVYIKIEPISASVVKLERGSDLFYYNLSTNQFLKKEDE, from the coding sequence ATGAAGTCCATCTTGCTCAGTATATTTTTTATTATATTTTGTTCGTTGTCGGCATCAGCGGGCAAGATTGAAAAAGGTTTCGGGGCATTGGAGATATATAATTATTTTGAAGCCAAACAGATTTTTGAAAAATCAATTAAGAAAATGCCGGTACCGGCTGCCTATGGTCTAAGTATCATCTATTATAGACAAGACAACCCTTTTCACAATTTGGACTCTGCTTTTCGATACATCGTGATATCTGCAAATGGCTACTCATCTCTCACCGCCAAAGAAAAAGAGCGGTTCAATCTATTAGGGGCTGATAGTCTTTCTGTTTTACATCAGCGTGACTTGGTGTCTACTGCACTTTACAGAATTGCTTGTAAAATCAGAACAGCAGATGCTATGGATAATTTTATCGCAAATAATTATTGGAGTGAACATGTTGATTCGGCTGTTTATTTACGTGATAGTATTCGTTTCAGTCAGGCATGTAAATTCAATACCAGTGAACAATATCAAGAATTTGCAACCTCTTATCCAACCTCTGTTTTTACTGAATCAGCGCTAGCAAGATATGAACAGCAATTGTATCTAGAAAATACCGCATCCAATACCTTGATTTCCTATATTGATTTTGTGCGCAGATTCCCTAACAGCCCATATCGCACGGATGCAGAAGACAAAATTTTTGAACTATATACCGGCACAGGCTCAGTACAGGCGTATGAGAAATTCATTGAAGACAATCCGGACAATCACAATGTAGCTTCAGCATGGCGCAAGATGTACAATAGTCATGTTCAACAAAATTCTTATTCAACCACCAGTATAGAATCATTTGCAACCAATTTTCCTGAGTTCCCTTATATGGAAGAAATTGAACGTGAAATTCTACTTTCTAACACAACCTACTTCCCTTTCAAAACGACAGATGGTTGGGGCTATGTAAGTGAAGATGGCCAACATTTCATTGATCCAAAATTTGAAGATGCAGATGAATTTAGTGAAGGTCTTGCTGTGGTTAAAATAAACGGACAATACGGTTACATTAACAAGACCGGTCAAATTTTTATTCAGCCAATATTTGACGATGCCTTGCCATTTCATGAAGGACATGCCATTGTTGAGTTTAACGGCAAATTGGGAATGATTAATCGCAATGGAGAATTCATTATTGCAGCTCAATATGACGATCTGGGCAATTTAAATAATGGCCTCACATATTTTCTGAAAGATTCACTTTACGGATATTTTGACAACAAAGGGGTGGTTCGCATTCAGCCTAGATTCTCGGATGCAAATGATTTTATTAACGGTAAAGCTATTGTTGCACAGAATGAAAATTATGGTTTGATTGATCCCTTTGGTACCACGTTTATTCCCATGAAATATCAGGAATTGCGACAATATGAACATGACTGGTATCTTGCCATGTTTGATGACTACTACGGTATCATTTCAATACAAGGAGATACGCTGCTGAATTTTAGTTATGATTATGTTGGACCATTTTCAAACAATCGTGCAATTGTAGAAAAAGATGGTATGTACAATTACATTAACCGCGATGGAAATATTTTACTGCAAGTTTGGTTAAATCCTTTTTCAGAATATCGTCAACTTGCCATGTTCACGAATAATTACGCCTTAATACAGCAAGATGGAAAATATAATTTAATTGACACTACCGGTAAAAAATTATTTGCACAACCAAAAGAAAAATTGGGAGATTATGCAGCGGTCATGGCAGTTGAAAAATCAGGCAAATGGGGATATGTTTATCCAACAGGGGCACAAGCCATTCCGTTTACTTTTACGCATGCTTTTTCATTTAATGGCAATTACGCAATTGCAGGCAGCGAACCATTTTCAGGCATCATTAACAAGGCGGGGGTCTATGTAATCAACCCGGTATATGAAGAAATCACGTTTTTGAATGATACGTTAATTATTGCCAAAAGCCTTGGGAATTTTGGCTTAATGACTCTTCAAGGCGATACTTTGCTTAACTTTGTTTATATAAAAATTGAACCAATCAGCGCTTCAGTCGTAAAGTTAGAAAGAGGAAGTGATCTTTTTTATTACAACTTGAGTACTAATCAATTTTTGAAAAAAGAAGACGAATAA
- a CDS encoding AAC(3) family N-acetyltransferase: MSLKDFVRNITPAPLLEWNRKRKKLNRNKTLADKAKSGNIITQQNLENDLHKVGIKAGDIVLVHSSLSRIGYLENGAKTFVDALMSVITEEGTLLMPTSPNAVFQYDFIKANKQFDVLKTPSATGKITEYFRTLPGVLRSWHPTEPVSAWGKNAHYFIKDHFNQLTPYNSQSPFYRVSDQKGKLLYVGVTLTMAGTNLHTLEDAVDFKFPVYANEIFEVEITDPSGKKHGVKTKVHNPEFSKKRKCDELIPLFEKEGVMQKVKIGEAECLLADAHGFLETMINAYNQNGITMYTPGGSK; encoded by the coding sequence ATGAGTCTGAAAGATTTTGTTCGCAACATCACCCCTGCTCCATTGCTTGAATGGAATAGGAAAAGAAAAAAATTAAACCGCAACAAAACGCTTGCTGATAAGGCAAAATCAGGCAACATCATCACACAACAAAACTTGGAAAATGATTTGCACAAAGTCGGTATTAAAGCAGGTGATATTGTACTTGTTCATTCCAGTCTTAGTCGTATCGGATATCTTGAAAACGGAGCCAAAACTTTTGTTGATGCCTTGATGAGCGTAATCACAGAGGAAGGAACCTTGCTCATGCCAACCTCTCCCAACGCGGTGTTTCAATATGATTTTATCAAAGCGAACAAACAATTTGATGTACTGAAAACCCCGTCAGCCACCGGAAAAATTACAGAATATTTTAGAACTCTTCCCGGTGTTTTGCGCAGCTGGCATCCAACTGAACCCGTATCTGCATGGGGAAAAAATGCGCATTATTTTATCAAAGATCATTTCAATCAACTAACTCCATACAACAGCCAAAGCCCGTTTTACAGAGTATCTGATCAAAAAGGCAAACTTCTTTATGTTGGCGTTACTTTGACTATGGCCGGCACTAATTTACATACCCTTGAAGATGCAGTAGATTTCAAATTCCCAGTGTATGCAAATGAAATTTTTGAAGTTGAAATTACTGACCCGTCAGGAAAAAAACATGGTGTAAAAACAAAAGTGCATAATCCTGAATTTTCTAAAAAAAGAAAATGTGATGAATTAATTCCCCTGTTTGAAAAGGAAGGCGTTATGCAAAAAGTTAAAATCGGAGAAGCAGAATGTTTGCTTGCAGATGCGCACGGTTTTCTTGAAACAATGATCAATGCATACAATCAAAATGGAATTACCATGTATACACCCGGCGGGTCAAAATAA
- a CDS encoding GH3 auxin-responsive promoter family protein: MAVIGTVLKTTAKYAYKLNNLLSKPGHIAQEKQLRKLLTKARNTEFGKMYKFDEILASNHLMDEFREQVPVFDYDYMFKKFWYKTLNGQPNVSWPGFIRNFALTSGTTGASSKRIPVSSQMVQSIRKASIKQILSTSKIELDSDFYAKDILFLGGSTQLTKINEQFEGDLSGIITGKVPAWFSPFSKPEKRIRALNNWGEKIEEIVKHAPEYDLGAICGVPAWVEILLERIMDHYGLDSIFQIWPNLKIFVHGGVSFEPYMTRFNKLFDNRVIYLDTYLASEGFFAYQPADSDSLELLLSNDVYYEFIPFNEECFDSDGNLINYNHSLTIDEVVEDVDYALLVTTSSGAFRYLIGDTIRFKDVEKFKFKITGRTKHFLSICGEHLSVDNMTEALTKVSFEQQIEIREFAVRGVRTEGGNEHIWYIACDQKINTEHLLTLIDEYLCQLNDDYRTERSYALNKVTMKCLPSKVFYDFMEMKGMYGSQYKFPRVLKGKMGDDWAEYTALLEPKRHPWFLIG, translated from the coding sequence ATGGCAGTAATAGGAACAGTTCTGAAAACCACGGCAAAATACGCATATAAATTAAATAATTTATTGAGTAAGCCGGGGCACATTGCTCAAGAGAAGCAGTTGAGAAAACTTTTGACAAAAGCTCGCAATACTGAATTTGGAAAAATGTACAAGTTTGATGAAATATTGGCAAGCAATCATTTGATGGATGAGTTCAGAGAACAAGTACCGGTTTTTGATTATGATTATATGTTTAAAAAATTCTGGTACAAAACATTGAACGGACAACCAAATGTATCATGGCCCGGATTCATTCGTAATTTTGCCTTGACATCCGGAACCACAGGGGCATCAAGCAAGCGTATACCTGTTTCATCTCAAATGGTGCAAAGTATTCGCAAGGCAAGTATCAAACAAATTCTCTCAACTTCAAAAATTGAATTGGATTCAGATTTTTATGCAAAGGATATTTTATTTTTGGGAGGTAGCACACAACTAACTAAAATCAACGAACAGTTTGAAGGTGATTTAAGTGGTATCATTACCGGAAAAGTGCCTGCATGGTTCAGTCCTTTTTCTAAACCTGAGAAAAGAATTCGTGCACTGAATAATTGGGGAGAAAAAATTGAGGAAATTGTAAAGCATGCTCCTGAATATGATTTGGGTGCAATATGTGGGGTGCCCGCCTGGGTTGAAATTCTGCTTGAAAGAATTATGGATCATTATGGTTTAGATTCTATTTTTCAGATTTGGCCAAACCTTAAAATATTTGTACACGGCGGTGTTTCATTTGAACCGTATATGACACGCTTCAATAAATTGTTTGATAACCGGGTGATTTATCTTGATACTTATCTTGCTTCTGAAGGATTCTTTGCTTATCAACCTGCTGATTCTGATTCGCTCGAATTGCTGTTGAGTAATGATGTGTATTATGAATTTATTCCATTCAACGAAGAGTGTTTTGACAGTGACGGCAACCTGATCAATTACAATCACAGTTTAACCATTGATGAAGTCGTAGAAGATGTTGATTACGCCTTGCTGGTCACCACCAGTTCAGGAGCATTCAGATATTTAATTGGTGATACGATTCGCTTTAAAGATGTAGAAAAATTTAAGTTCAAAATAACCGGACGAACGAAACATTTTTTAAGTATTTGTGGTGAACATCTGTCTGTAGATAATATGACTGAAGCGTTGACAAAAGTTTCATTTGAACAGCAAATTGAGATTAGAGAGTTTGCGGTTCGTGGGGTTAGAACTGAAGGTGGCAATGAACACATTTGGTATATAGCCTGTGATCAAAAAATTAATACTGAACATTTACTAACGCTCATAGATGAATACTTGTGCCAACTGAATGATGATTATCGCACAGAGCGCAGTTATGCTCTCAATAAAGTGACCATGAAATGTTTGCCGTCAAAAGTGTTTTATGATTTTATGGAGATGAAGGGAATGTACGGTTCACAGTATAAATTCCCGCGTGTGCTCAAAGGTAAAATGGGTGATGATTGGGCAGAATATACCGCCTTACTTGAACCAAAAAGACATCCATGGTTTTTGATTGGTTGA
- a CDS encoding addiction module protein, with protein sequence MTTTAIRTKVHKYIDEADTKVLQVVYQLLEVYRQSNSSLLTEDQQKEVLRRSALYKSGKIKGHSLAEARKRVKQKISD encoded by the coding sequence ATGACTACAACGGCTATTCGCACTAAAGTGCACAAGTATATTGACGAAGCAGATACTAAAGTACTTCAGGTCGTTTACCAGCTTTTGGAAGTCTATCGTCAAAGCAATTCAAGCCTGTTAACAGAGGATCAGCAGAAAGAAGTTTTGAGAAGATCAGCCTTATATAAATCCGGAAAAATTAAAGGTCACTCCCTTGCTGAGGCTCGTAAACGTGTGAAACAAAAAATTTCTGATTAA
- a CDS encoding DMT family transporter: MLDIVLGICCFNVILICFKLLDKFRIDNLQAIAVNYITAGLLSFTLIENTPSFKEIFTAPWFFYAVGVGVMFILVFNLLAKASQVIGVAISTVANKMSLVIPILAALILFEGETISLLKIIGIILALAGVYFATTKGTKLNFDVKYLWLILVIFFGQGAADVLFNCAKEWYVDVSLNGIFFVVIFLSAGLVGTCMLTFRVAAKKTKLKVKDLSWGVLLGIPNFLTLWFYFRSLESGELEVSQVNPIYNIGVVILSAAIGFLFFKEKLALSNWLGILLSVASIAALMFS, from the coding sequence ATGCTTGATATTGTCCTTGGTATTTGTTGTTTTAATGTCATCCTGATTTGTTTCAAATTACTGGATAAATTCCGAATTGATAATCTACAAGCCATTGCCGTAAACTATATTACAGCCGGTTTGCTCAGTTTTACGCTGATTGAAAATACTCCTTCATTCAAAGAAATTTTTACAGCACCTTGGTTTTTTTATGCAGTGGGTGTTGGGGTGATGTTTATTCTGGTTTTTAACTTGCTCGCAAAAGCATCACAGGTAATTGGTGTCGCTATTTCAACCGTTGCAAATAAAATGTCTCTGGTTATTCCTATTCTGGCAGCCTTGATTTTGTTTGAAGGGGAAACTATTTCTCTCTTAAAAATAATCGGAATTATTCTGGCACTTGCCGGTGTATATTTTGCTACTACTAAAGGCACAAAACTCAATTTTGATGTGAAGTATCTTTGGTTGATTTTGGTGATTTTTTTTGGACAAGGAGCTGCTGATGTTTTATTTAATTGTGCTAAAGAATGGTATGTAGATGTTTCGTTAAACGGAATATTTTTTGTGGTGATTTTTTTGTCGGCAGGCCTTGTTGGTACTTGTATGTTGACGTTTCGTGTTGCTGCAAAAAAAACAAAACTCAAAGTGAAAGATTTATCCTGGGGTGTATTGTTGGGCATTCCTAATTTTCTCACCCTGTGGTTTTATTTCAGATCGCTTGAGAGCGGTGAACTGGAGGTGTCACAGGTAAATCCTATTTACAATATTGGTGTGGTTATTTTGTCAGCTGCTATTGGCTTTTTATTCTTCAAAGAGAAATTGGCACTTAGTAATTGGCTGGGAATTTTATTGTCGGTTGCGTCCATTGCGGCGCTCATGTTTTCTTAA
- the ribD gene encoding bifunctional diaminohydroxyphosphoribosylaminopyrimidine deaminase/5-amino-6-(5-phosphoribosylamino)uracil reductase RibD has translation MLTDEILMNRCIQLARKAIGYVAPNPMVGAVFVHDDKIISEGYHERFGEAHAEVNAIKKIQDKNLLKQCVLYVNLEPCSHFGKTPPCADLIIASGIPEVVIGSKDSNPQVGGKGIEKLEKAGVKVRFGVLEKECRELNKRFFTFHEKKRPYVILKWAQTKDGFMDIDRSKGEKGIAWITSSPTKSVVHRWRHEESAILVGRNTIANDNPQLTCRESSGTNPIRVIIDKDLHLDYNAFLVGKADAKTIILTNKKAIGNSTLEFIQPDDFSIEGMLKKLAELNISSVIVEGGRNTLDRFIESGIWDEARVITGNKLFVNGVQAPLINGKKTGAFVFGNDHIQYIENA, from the coding sequence ATGCTTACTGATGAAATTCTAATGAATCGCTGTATACAACTTGCCCGAAAAGCAATAGGATATGTTGCTCCAAATCCTATGGTGGGTGCGGTTTTTGTTCATGATGATAAAATAATTTCAGAAGGTTATCATGAACGATTTGGAGAAGCACACGCTGAAGTAAACGCGATAAAAAAAATTCAAGATAAAAATTTGTTAAAGCAATGCGTTTTGTACGTCAATCTTGAGCCTTGTTCTCATTTTGGTAAAACACCTCCATGTGCTGATTTGATTATTGCAAGCGGAATTCCGGAAGTGGTGATTGGTTCAAAAGATTCTAATCCGCAAGTGGGTGGTAAAGGAATTGAAAAGTTGGAAAAAGCAGGCGTTAAGGTGAGGTTTGGTGTGCTTGAAAAAGAGTGCCGTGAACTGAATAAAAGATTTTTCACTTTTCATGAAAAAAAACGCCCGTACGTAATTTTGAAGTGGGCACAAACCAAAGATGGTTTCATGGATATTGATCGTAGTAAAGGTGAAAAAGGAATTGCATGGATTACCTCATCACCAACTAAATCTGTTGTGCACCGTTGGCGACATGAAGAGTCAGCTATTTTAGTTGGTAGAAATACCATAGCAAACGACAACCCACAATTGACCTGTCGTGAAAGCAGTGGCACAAACCCGATTCGCGTAATCATTGACAAAGATTTGCACCTTGACTATAATGCATTTCTTGTTGGCAAAGCAGATGCAAAAACAATTATTCTTACCAATAAAAAAGCAATTGGCAACAGTACACTAGAATTTATTCAACCGGATGATTTTTCTATTGAAGGTATGCTGAAAAAATTGGCTGAACTCAATATTTCATCTGTCATTGTGGAGGGAGGACGCAATACGCTGGATCGTTTTATTGAATCCGGTATCTGGGATGAAGCACGCGTTATCACCGGAAATAAATTATTTGTAAATGGAGTGCAAGCTCCGCTGATCAATGGAAAAAAAACAGGCGCCTTTGTTTTTGGAAATGATCATATCCAATACATAGAAAATGCTTGA
- the xerD gene encoding site-specific tyrosine recombinase XerD, producing MHSSWIKYRKDYQSYLKIEKSLSSNSVEAYLRDFDKIGQFLEYRNLEKKATDIGLKDLQEMMGWIHEMGIAARSQARIISGIRNFYEFLVLEEEIKQDPTELLEMPKIGKKLPEVLDKEEIDALIQAIDVSKNEGHRNRAIIETLYSCGLRVSELVNLKITNLYFDEGFIRVIGKGNKERLVPVSPTVEKEVRLYIESTRNHQDIKAGHEDVLFLNRRGSKLTRVMIFTIIQQLAQAIRLKKSISPHTFRHSFATHLVEGGANLRAVQEMLGHESISTTEIYTHLSDDLLKEAIISYHPRNRK from the coding sequence ATGCATTCATCGTGGATCAAATATAGAAAGGATTATCAGAGTTATCTCAAAATTGAGAAATCCTTATCATCAAATAGTGTTGAAGCTTACCTGCGTGATTTTGATAAAATTGGTCAATTCCTTGAATACCGTAATCTTGAAAAAAAGGCTACTGATATTGGTTTGAAAGATTTGCAGGAAATGATGGGTTGGATTCATGAAATGGGAATAGCCGCCCGTTCACAAGCACGCATCATTTCTGGTATCCGAAACTTTTATGAATTTTTAGTTTTGGAAGAAGAGATCAAGCAAGATCCAACTGAATTATTAGAAATGCCAAAAATTGGCAAAAAACTACCTGAGGTTTTAGATAAAGAAGAAATTGATGCGCTCATTCAGGCAATTGATGTTTCAAAAAATGAAGGACACCGCAACCGGGCAATCATTGAAACGCTGTACAGTTGCGGCTTGCGTGTGAGTGAATTGGTTAATCTCAAAATAACGAATCTCTATTTTGACGAAGGGTTTATACGTGTAATTGGTAAGGGAAATAAAGAGCGATTGGTGCCGGTGAGTCCAACGGTTGAAAAAGAAGTAAGGCTTTATATTGAATCAACCCGCAATCATCAAGATATCAAAGCCGGTCATGAAGATGTTTTATTTCTGAATCGTCGCGGATCAAAACTGACTCGGGTGATGATTTTCACTATAATTCAGCAATTGGCACAAGCTATTCGCTTAAAAAAAAGTATTTCGCCTCACACCTTCAGACATTCATTTGCTACGCATTTGGTTGAAGGTGGTGCAAATTTACGCGCAGTGCAGGAAATGCTTGGGCATGAATCAATAAGCACTACTGAAATCTACACGCATTTGAGTGATGATTTACTCAAAGAAGCAATAATTTCTTATCATCCACGCAACAGGAAATAG
- the aroQ gene encoding type II 3-dehydroquinate dehydratase, with protein MKILIINGPNLNLLGKREPNVYGNKSFEEYFVELEHIFPEIEFTYFQSNVEGELINTLQASSHDGILLNAGGYTHTSVAIRDAIAAIQVPVVEVHLSNITTRESFRHESLLSPVCVGCIFGFGLNSYRLGIAYFQIK; from the coding sequence ATGAAAATTCTGATCATCAACGGACCAAATTTAAATTTACTTGGAAAACGTGAACCAAATGTATATGGCAATAAAAGTTTTGAAGAATATTTTGTGGAATTAGAACATATCTTTCCGGAAATAGAGTTCACGTATTTTCAATCAAATGTAGAAGGAGAACTCATCAATACCCTTCAAGCATCAAGTCATGATGGTATTCTGCTCAACGCCGGTGGTTATACGCATACCTCAGTTGCCATTCGTGATGCAATTGCAGCTATTCAAGTGCCGGTGGTTGAAGTGCATCTGAGCAATATAACAACCCGTGAATCATTCAGACATGAATCGCTATTAAGTCCGGTATGCGTTGGATGTATTTTTGGATTTGGCTTAAATTCATATCGCTTAGGTATTGCCTATTTTCAAATTAAATAA
- the smpB gene encoding SsrA-binding protein produces MAGIDLKNKRAKFEFELLDNYLAGIVLTGTEIKSLRTGKGSIAESFCVIVKGELFIRNMFIAEYEQGTYNNHAPKRDRKLLLTKTELNKLERKLKDKGLTIVPSHAFLNEKNLVKVKIHLARGKKLHDKRESLKEKDTKRELDRAMKR; encoded by the coding sequence ATGGCAGGAATAGACCTGAAAAATAAACGGGCAAAATTTGAATTTGAATTGCTGGATAATTATCTGGCAGGTATTGTACTGACCGGTACTGAAATCAAATCATTGCGCACGGGTAAAGGAAGTATTGCTGAATCATTTTGTGTTATCGTTAAAGGAGAACTCTTTATCCGTAATATGTTTATTGCCGAATACGAGCAGGGAACCTACAATAACCATGCACCCAAGCGTGATAGAAAATTATTGCTGACCAAAACAGAATTGAATAAATTGGAACGCAAGTTGAAAGATAAAGGCTTAACCATTGTTCCTTCTCATGCATTTTTGAATGAAAAAAATTTGGTGAAAGTCAAAATTCATTTGGCTCGTGGAAAAAAATTACACGACAAACGAGAATCACTCAAAGAAAAAGATACTAAAAGAGAATTGGACAGAGCGATGAAGCGATAA
- a CDS encoding YqgE/AlgH family protein, with the protein MFDLNVYNTLEPKKGRLLITEPFMVNEYFHRSVILLCEHNEDGSFGFVLNNYTDIRLSQFENMVEIEPYDQEFRISIGGPVSSKNLYYIHTLGDKLPNSIHVTQNIYAGGDFDTLKTLMAEGKVSPDEVRFFLGYSGWVEKQLNGELKQNSWLVSEIDHQDDIMDVNYDNIWKDYMERQGGKYKVFANFPKDPAMN; encoded by the coding sequence ATGTTTGACTTGAACGTATATAACACCCTTGAGCCAAAAAAAGGAAGACTGCTGATAACAGAGCCTTTTATGGTGAATGAGTATTTTCATCGTTCGGTTATTCTGCTATGTGAACATAATGAAGACGGATCATTTGGTTTTGTTCTGAATAACTATACAGACATTCGGCTTTCACAATTTGAAAACATGGTTGAAATTGAACCTTATGATCAAGAATTCAGAATCAGCATTGGAGGTCCGGTAAGTTCAAAGAATTTATATTATATCCACACGCTTGGAGATAAATTGCCAAACAGCATTCATGTCACGCAAAATATTTATGCGGGAGGTGATTTTGATACATTAAAAACCTTGATGGCTGAAGGAAAAGTTTCACCTGATGAAGTGCGTTTTTTTCTTGGGTATTCAGGCTGGGTTGAAAAACAACTCAACGGTGAACTCAAACAAAATAGTTGGCTCGTAAGTGAAATTGATCATCAGGATGATATCATGGATGTCAACTATGACAATATCTGGAAAGACTACATGGAACGGCAAGGAGGTAAATACAAGGTGTTTGCTAATTTCCCTAAAGATCCGGCTATGAATTGA
- a CDS encoding membrane or secreted protein: protein MKLFLLTMLLLALAFAGIAIKIWAKKGGKFAGTCASNNPVLNDGQETCSFCGARPDEQCKKDEVES from the coding sequence ATGAAATTATTCCTTCTCACCATGCTATTACTTGCTCTAGCCTTTGCGGGTATTGCAATAAAAATCTGGGCAAAAAAAGGCGGAAAATTTGCCGGGACTTGTGCAAGCAATAACCCGGTTTTGAATGATGGTCAAGAGACTTGTAGTTTCTGTGGCGCCCGCCCTGATGAACAGTGTAAAAAAGATGAGGTTGAGTCGTAG